In the Arthrobacter zhaoxinii genome, one interval contains:
- the allB gene encoding allantoinase AllB: MHDGAGYNDGAGYDLVIRGSAVLTPGGIGPAEVGVRNGSIAAVVPLGTGLAGERLLELAGDEVLLPGLVDTHVHVNEPGRTEWEGFASATRAAAAGGITTLIDMPLNSIPPTVTVDALETKRACAGPQAAVDVGFWGGAVPGNAADLRPLHDAGVFGFKCFLVHSGVDEFPHLEPAEMEAVLAELKTFDALLIVHAEDPGKIQPTPAGSRYAGFLASRPPEAENTAVGRVIDAARRTGARAHILHLSSAEALPLIRAAKDDGVRLTAETCPHYLTLTAEEIPDGATAFKCCPPIRGAANREQLWTGLADGTIDCIVSDHSPSTSDLKDLVRGDFGVAWGGVSSLQLGLALIWTEARSRGIPLERVLHWMSAAPAALAGLDRKGGIEPGKDADFAVFAPEETFTVDPASLQHRNPVTPYAGKQLTGVVRRTLLAGVDVDPAVPAGRLLRRGEA, translated from the coding sequence ATGCACGACGGCGCGGGGTACAACGACGGCGCCGGGTACGACCTGGTGATCCGCGGCAGCGCCGTGCTGACCCCCGGCGGGATCGGACCGGCGGAGGTCGGCGTGCGGAACGGGAGCATTGCCGCCGTCGTGCCGCTCGGCACCGGGCTGGCGGGAGAGCGGCTGCTGGAACTGGCCGGGGACGAAGTCCTGCTGCCCGGACTGGTGGACACCCACGTGCACGTGAACGAGCCCGGGCGCACCGAGTGGGAGGGGTTCGCCTCGGCCACCCGGGCGGCGGCGGCCGGCGGCATCACTACCCTGATCGACATGCCGCTGAACAGCATCCCGCCCACCGTGACAGTGGACGCCCTGGAGACCAAACGGGCGTGTGCCGGGCCGCAGGCTGCCGTCGACGTCGGGTTCTGGGGCGGCGCCGTTCCCGGAAACGCAGCCGACCTGCGCCCGCTGCATGACGCCGGGGTCTTCGGCTTTAAATGCTTCCTGGTCCACTCCGGCGTGGACGAATTCCCGCATCTGGAACCGGCGGAAATGGAAGCCGTCCTCGCCGAACTGAAAACCTTCGACGCGCTGCTGATCGTCCACGCCGAGGACCCGGGCAAGATCCAACCAACCCCTGCCGGTTCCCGGTACGCCGGGTTCCTGGCCTCGCGGCCGCCGGAAGCGGAGAACACCGCCGTCGGCCGGGTCATCGACGCGGCGCGGCGCACCGGGGCGCGGGCGCACATCCTGCACTTGTCCTCCGCCGAGGCGCTGCCCCTGATCCGCGCGGCGAAGGACGACGGCGTCCGGCTCACCGCCGAGACCTGCCCGCACTACCTGACCCTGACCGCTGAGGAGATTCCCGACGGCGCCACGGCCTTCAAATGCTGCCCGCCGATACGCGGGGCGGCGAACCGGGAACAGCTCTGGACCGGCCTGGCGGACGGCACCATCGACTGCATCGTGTCCGACCATTCACCCAGCACCTCTGACCTGAAGGACCTGGTGCGGGGAGACTTCGGCGTCGCCTGGGGCGGAGTGTCCTCCCTGCAGCTGGGCCTGGCGCTGATCTGGACCGAGGCCCGTTCCCGCGGAATTCCGCTGGAGCGGGTGCTGCACTGGATGTCCGCGGCTCCCGCGGCACTGGCCGGGCTGGACCGGAAGGGCGGCATTGAGCCGGGCAAGGACGCCGACTTCGCAGTCTTCGCACCGGAGGAAACCTTCACCGTGGACCCGGCCTCCCTGCAGCACCGCAACCCGGTCACGCCGTACGCGGGTAAGCAGCTCACCGGTGTCGTGCGCCGCACACTGCTGGCCGGCGTCGACGTCGACCCTGCCGTTCCCGCCGGCCGGCTGCTGCGCCGGGGCGAGGCGTAG
- a CDS encoding bifunctional allantoicase/(S)-ureidoglycine aminohydrolase, with amino-acid sequence MNRPRYYAPEGGLPAQTDLLTGRAVVTEAYTVIPRGVLRDIVVSVLPEWAGTRAWILNRPVAGGATTFAQYLMEIAPGGGSRAPEPELEVQSFLFVLEGTLTVRRLGRDHVLTPGGFAYLPPETLWGAFNEGQEPAKFTWIRKAHQPLPGHTPAPVFGNESEIEPTPMPGTDNKWRTTRMIPVEDVAYDMHVNVVTFEPGAVIPFAETHVMEHGLYVLEGKAVYRLNQDWVEVEEGDYLSLRAFCPQACYAGGPSNFRYLLYKDVNRQVLLGGR; translated from the coding sequence GTGAATCGCCCCCGCTACTACGCCCCCGAGGGCGGCCTGCCCGCCCAGACCGACCTGCTCACCGGACGCGCCGTGGTCACCGAGGCCTACACCGTGATTCCGCGCGGGGTGCTGCGCGACATCGTGGTGAGCGTGCTGCCCGAATGGGCCGGCACCCGCGCCTGGATCCTGAACCGGCCCGTCGCCGGCGGCGCCACCACCTTCGCCCAGTACCTGATGGAGATTGCCCCGGGCGGCGGCTCCCGGGCGCCCGAACCGGAACTGGAAGTGCAGTCCTTCCTCTTTGTCCTCGAGGGCACGCTTACCGTCCGCCGGCTGGGCCGGGACCATGTGCTGACCCCGGGCGGGTTCGCCTACCTGCCGCCGGAAACGCTGTGGGGAGCGTTCAACGAGGGGCAGGAACCGGCCAAGTTCACCTGGATCCGCAAGGCCCACCAGCCGCTGCCGGGGCACACCCCCGCGCCGGTGTTCGGCAACGAGTCGGAGATTGAACCGACGCCGATGCCCGGCACCGACAACAAATGGCGCACCACCCGGATGATCCCGGTGGAGGACGTCGCCTATGACATGCACGTGAACGTGGTGACCTTCGAACCCGGAGCCGTGATTCCGTTCGCCGAAACCCACGTGATGGAGCACGGGCTGTACGTGCTCGAGGGCAAGGCGGTGTACCGGCTGAACCAGGACTGGGTGGAGGTGGAGGAGGGGGATTACCTGTCCCTGCGCGCCTTCTGCCCGCAGGCCTGTTACGCCGGCGGCCCCTCGAACTTCCGCTACCTCCTGTATAAGGACGTGAACCGCCAGGTCCTGCTCGGAGGCCGGTGA
- a CDS encoding DUF6986 family protein, whose amino-acid sequence MSPRSGNSNPPQPVLGAEHRARLDAVLADTDRLLAAAYPGDDGSRQPVSTVYIPADRCVPALPGSWGEDALAALAAYGSLAELADRLGLDPDVAGAVVPLVEAKLRTEPIEDLRLDFEDGYGSRPDDEEDGHARQAAAAVAEAVADGTAPPFVGIRFKSFEAGTRARGVRTLDLFLAGLLAAGPLPDGLVLTLPKVSTVEQVEAMVYVCELLEDAHGLPEGRLRFEVQVETPQLILAANGTVPAAQLIHRGRGRVSALHYGTYDYSDAVQIAAPYQSMEHPAADYAKAVMQVAAAGTGVRLSDGSTNILPLGTPDEIRSAWQLHARLVRRSLERGFYQGWDLHPAQLPTRFLATYAFYREGFDAAAARLRNYVQKRGGSVLDEPATARALARFVRRGLLCGALTETEITQETGLTGVELTALAAARPTAADEKVQK is encoded by the coding sequence ATGTCCCCTCGGTCCGGGAACTCCAATCCGCCCCAACCCGTCCTCGGCGCCGAGCATAGAGCCCGGCTGGACGCCGTCCTCGCGGACACCGACCGGCTACTCGCCGCCGCCTACCCGGGCGACGACGGCAGCCGCCAGCCCGTCTCCACCGTCTACATCCCGGCGGACCGCTGCGTGCCGGCCCTGCCCGGAAGCTGGGGCGAGGACGCGCTGGCCGCGCTGGCGGCGTACGGATCCCTGGCCGAGCTGGCGGACCGGCTGGGCCTCGACCCGGACGTGGCCGGCGCCGTCGTGCCCCTCGTTGAGGCGAAGCTGCGCACCGAACCCATCGAGGACCTGCGCCTGGACTTTGAGGACGGCTACGGCTCCCGGCCCGACGACGAGGAGGACGGCCACGCCCGGCAGGCGGCCGCCGCCGTGGCAGAGGCGGTCGCGGACGGCACCGCCCCGCCGTTCGTCGGCATCCGGTTCAAGTCCTTTGAAGCAGGCACCCGGGCCCGCGGCGTCCGCACCCTGGACCTGTTCCTCGCCGGGCTGCTCGCTGCCGGGCCGCTGCCGGACGGACTGGTACTGACCCTGCCCAAGGTTTCCACCGTGGAACAGGTCGAGGCCATGGTCTACGTCTGTGAACTGCTGGAGGATGCCCACGGCCTGCCCGAAGGACGGCTGCGGTTCGAGGTGCAGGTGGAAACCCCGCAGCTGATCCTCGCCGCCAACGGCACCGTGCCCGCCGCGCAGCTGATCCACCGGGGCCGGGGCCGGGTCTCGGCGCTGCACTACGGCACCTACGACTATTCCGACGCGGTGCAGATCGCCGCCCCGTACCAGTCCATGGAGCACCCGGCCGCGGACTACGCCAAGGCGGTGATGCAGGTGGCCGCCGCCGGCACCGGTGTCCGGCTTTCGGACGGCTCCACCAACATCCTGCCGCTGGGCACGCCGGACGAGATCCGGTCGGCCTGGCAGCTGCATGCCCGGCTGGTGCGCCGCTCCCTGGAACGCGGCTTCTACCAGGGCTGGGACCTGCATCCCGCGCAGCTGCCCACCCGCTTCCTGGCCACGTACGCCTTCTACCGGGAAGGGTTCGACGCCGCCGCGGCGCGCCTGCGCAACTACGTGCAGAAGCGCGGCGGCAGCGTACTCGACGAACCGGCCACCGCCCGCGCCCTGGCCCGCTTCGTTCGCCGCGGCCTGCTGTGCGGAGCGCTCACCGAAACGGAAATTACGCAGGAAACCGGGCTGACCGGCGTCGAACTTACCGCCCTGGCCGCTGCCCGTCCCACCGCCGCCGACGAAAAGGTTCAAAAGTGA
- the pucL gene encoding factor-independent urate hydroxylase, which yields MHAPADPAAAAVPDPPAIVLGRNQYGKAEVRLVKVTRDTARHSLEDLSVTSQLHGDFDAAHTQGDNSSVVATDTQKNTIYAFARDGVGSPEAFLLRLEQHFTAGFDWVTGGRWAAEQYFWNRISDHDHAFAKDKSEVRTALLLSAAGQQHLISGISGLTVLKSTGSEFHGFPRDRYTTLAETTDRILATDVTATWRYAPETDLGGLDFNALYASARTLLLDAFATTHSLALQQSMYEMGKAVIAAHPEIVEVRLSLPNNHHFLVDLSPFGLDNPNEVFFAADRPYGLIEASVLREGTDPDAQVWNTVGGFC from the coding sequence ATGCACGCCCCCGCGGACCCTGCCGCCGCTGCGGTTCCTGATCCGCCCGCAATCGTGCTCGGCCGCAACCAGTACGGCAAGGCCGAAGTCCGGCTGGTGAAGGTCACCCGCGACACCGCCCGGCACTCCCTGGAGGACCTCAGCGTCACCTCGCAGCTGCACGGCGACTTCGATGCGGCGCACACGCAGGGCGACAACTCCTCCGTGGTGGCCACCGATACGCAGAAGAACACCATCTACGCCTTCGCGCGCGACGGCGTCGGCTCCCCCGAGGCGTTCCTGCTGCGACTGGAACAGCACTTCACTGCCGGGTTCGACTGGGTCACCGGCGGACGCTGGGCCGCGGAGCAGTACTTCTGGAACCGGATCAGCGACCATGACCATGCCTTCGCCAAGGACAAGTCCGAAGTCCGCACCGCGCTGCTGCTGTCCGCCGCCGGTCAGCAGCACCTCATTTCGGGGATCAGCGGCCTCACGGTGCTGAAATCCACCGGCTCGGAGTTCCACGGCTTCCCGCGGGACCGCTACACCACCCTCGCCGAAACCACCGACCGGATCCTCGCCACCGACGTCACGGCCACATGGCGCTACGCCCCGGAAACGGACCTGGGCGGCCTGGATTTCAATGCCCTCTACGCCTCGGCCCGGACCCTGCTCCTGGACGCCTTCGCCACCACGCACTCCCTGGCCCTGCAGCAGAGCATGTATGAAATGGGCAAGGCCGTAATCGCCGCGCACCCGGAGATTGTCGAAGTGCGCCTCTCCCTGCCGAACAACCATCACTTCCTGGTGGACCTGTCACCCTTCGGCCTGGATAACCCCAACGAGGTTTTCTTCGCCGCGGACCGCCCCTACGGGCTGATCGAAGCCTCGGTCCTGCGCGAGGGTACGGACCCGGATGCCCAGGTGTGGAACACCGTGGGCGGGTTCTGCTGA
- the uraH gene encoding hydroxyisourate hydrolase has translation MTRSHVTTHILDTGTGRPAAGVAVSLWSLHDAGDVRVGEGTTDGDGRVGSLGPVELEPGTYRIDFATGDYFAATGTDTFFPSVSLTFHLTDPGQHYHVPLLLSPFAYSTYRGS, from the coding sequence ATGACCCGCAGCCACGTCACCACCCACATCCTGGACACCGGCACCGGCAGGCCCGCCGCCGGCGTCGCCGTTTCCCTGTGGTCCCTGCACGATGCCGGGGACGTTCGGGTGGGGGAGGGAACCACGGACGGGGACGGCCGGGTCGGCAGCCTCGGTCCGGTGGAACTGGAACCGGGCACCTACCGGATCGACTTCGCCACCGGCGACTACTTCGCGGCCACGGGAACGGACACCTTTTTCCCCAGCGTCTCCCTGACCTTTCACCTCACCGATCCGGGTCAGCACTACCACGTGCCGCTGCTGCTGAGTCCGTTTGCCTACTCCACCTACCGAGGAAGCTGA
- the uraD gene encoding 2-oxo-4-hydroxy-4-carboxy-5-ureidoimidazoline decarboxylase, with the protein MPLEDTPEEAPDFLAAFNAASRRDAEAMLRPCVDIPRWCNEVAAARPFTTPGELLSFAELAAPDFTEAEIDAALVHHPRLGDRPSGSGTEARFSRSEQASVSGLEGIQGRLQAGNRAYEDRFGRVFLLRAAGRSAEDILAVLEERLQHTDTEELPVVAAQLRDIAILRLEGLLNA; encoded by the coding sequence GTGCCCCTCGAAGATACGCCTGAAGAAGCACCGGATTTCCTTGCCGCGTTCAATGCCGCATCCCGCCGGGATGCGGAGGCAATGCTCCGCCCGTGCGTCGACATTCCCCGCTGGTGCAACGAGGTGGCCGCTGCCCGCCCGTTCACCACTCCCGGGGAGCTGCTGAGCTTCGCCGAACTTGCCGCTCCGGACTTCACCGAGGCCGAGATCGACGCCGCCCTGGTCCACCATCCACGCCTCGGTGACCGCCCGTCCGGCTCCGGCACCGAAGCCCGCTTCTCCCGCAGCGAGCAGGCGTCCGTCAGCGGGCTGGAGGGAATCCAGGGCCGGCTGCAGGCCGGCAACCGGGCGTACGAAGACCGGTTTGGCCGCGTATTCCTCCTCCGCGCCGCAGGCCGCAGCGCGGAGGACATCCTCGCCGTCCTGGAGGAACGGCTGCAGCACACCGACACCGAGGAACTCCCCGTCGTTGCAGCCCAGCTGCGCGACATCGCCATCCTCCGGCTCGAAGGACTGTTGAACGCATGA
- a CDS encoding DUF3995 domain-containing protein translates to MDSSNDPEEGRRQAREAGRRRTPAGLGRACLWTACAAGLLHAAFSLYWAVGGRWLLDTVGRWAVEESAEAPLRTGLLLGAVALFKAAAALIPTASAYGRVPWPGLWRAVSWIGAVVLVLYGGANTVVSNAVLAGLIRPDTGYDRRATIGHAWLWDPLFLLWGAALLGYLLLSRAGRDSRRERAR, encoded by the coding sequence ATGGACTCCTCCAACGACCCGGAGGAAGGCCGGCGGCAGGCACGGGAGGCGGGACGCCGGAGAACCCCAGCCGGGCTCGGCCGCGCCTGCCTCTGGACGGCGTGCGCCGCCGGGCTGTTGCACGCGGCATTCAGCCTCTACTGGGCAGTGGGCGGCCGCTGGCTGCTGGACACTGTGGGCCGGTGGGCCGTGGAGGAATCTGCAGAGGCGCCGCTGCGGACCGGACTGCTGCTTGGAGCCGTGGCCCTGTTCAAGGCTGCCGCCGCACTGATTCCGACGGCGTCCGCATACGGCCGGGTGCCGTGGCCGGGCCTCTGGCGGGCGGTGAGCTGGATCGGTGCCGTGGTGCTGGTGCTGTACGGCGGAGCGAACACGGTGGTCAGCAATGCCGTGCTGGCGGGGCTGATCCGCCCGGACACCGGGTATGACCGCAGGGCGACGATCGGGCATGCCTGGCTCTGGGACCCGCTGTTCCTGCTGTGGGGTGCAGCCCTGCTCGGCTATCTCCTGTTGTCCCGTGCCGGGCGGGATAGCCGCAGGGAACGCGCCCGCTGA
- a CDS encoding XdhC family protein, protein MLEELAAATAGGVPCAAATIVRASGSVPRPVGTTMLISGTGIISGSLSGGCVEAAVVALAEDVLADGRPRLESFGYSDTDAFAVGLSCGGTLEVFIAPVFPGTVPAVPDAGTPCALIRRIDDGGGAVPLLIKDPAEATPAGLLSAHGPALASMLGTDPARAAARLAPLLAAGRTGVVELGGRQPGGPECDRGSAVLFLESRLAPPRLVLIGANDFSAALARQGRLLGYRVTVCDARPLFTTPDRFPDAHEVHVQWPDSYLRGEAAAGRLDARTVVCVLSHDARFDVPALAEALRRDVAFVGAMGSRRTHDARLAALRAAGLTAAELAKLHSPIGLDIGAATPEETAVSVFAEIVAARSGAAASGQPLRAVSGPIHPINRLHAS, encoded by the coding sequence ATGCTGGAGGAGCTGGCGGCAGCCACGGCCGGGGGCGTCCCCTGCGCCGCGGCGACCATCGTCCGTGCCTCCGGTTCGGTGCCCCGGCCGGTCGGCACCACCATGCTGATCAGCGGCACCGGGATAATCTCCGGGTCCCTTTCCGGCGGCTGCGTGGAGGCCGCCGTCGTCGCCCTCGCCGAGGATGTCCTCGCTGACGGCCGCCCGCGGCTTGAGTCCTTCGGCTACAGCGACACCGACGCGTTCGCCGTCGGACTCAGCTGCGGCGGCACCCTGGAGGTGTTCATTGCTCCCGTCTTCCCCGGCACTGTCCCGGCCGTCCCGGATGCCGGCACCCCGTGCGCGCTGATCCGGCGGATCGACGACGGCGGAGGCGCGGTTCCGCTGCTGATCAAGGACCCCGCAGAGGCAACGCCTGCAGGTCTGCTTTCCGCCCACGGTCCCGCCCTGGCCTCGATGCTGGGCACGGATCCGGCGCGGGCCGCCGCCCGCCTCGCTCCACTGCTGGCCGCCGGCCGCACCGGCGTCGTCGAGCTGGGCGGCAGGCAGCCGGGCGGACCGGAGTGCGACCGCGGCAGCGCCGTCCTCTTCCTGGAGTCCCGACTCGCGCCGCCGCGGCTGGTGCTCATCGGCGCCAACGACTTTTCCGCCGCGCTCGCCCGGCAGGGGCGGCTGCTCGGCTACCGCGTGACCGTCTGTGATGCCCGGCCGCTCTTCACCACCCCGGACCGTTTCCCCGACGCGCACGAGGTGCACGTGCAGTGGCCGGACTCGTACCTGCGCGGGGAGGCAGCCGCCGGGCGGCTGGATGCCCGCACCGTGGTGTGCGTCCTCAGCCACGACGCTCGGTTCGATGTCCCGGCCCTGGCCGAGGCCCTGCGCCGGGACGTCGCCTTTGTGGGGGCAATGGGGTCGCGCCGCACCCACGACGCCCGGCTGGCCGCCCTGCGCGCAGCCGGGCTGACCGCCGCCGAGCTGGCGAAGCTGCACTCCCCCATCGGGCTCGATATCGGTGCCGCCACCCCCGAAGAGACGGCCGTGTCCGTTTTCGCGGAGATCGTGGCCGCCCGGTCCGGTGCCGCCGCCAGCGGGCAGCCGCTGCGTGCCGTGTCCGGCCCCATTCATCCGATCAACCGGCTTCACGCCAGCTGA
- a CDS encoding FAD binding domain-containing protein, which produces MDLPTVSELIRTADPQHWRPGDAWLAGGTVLFSYGSETLQRLLDLTAAGWEPLVMNDDGLEIAATCTIAALYAFPDAVPPQLRTAWPALDLVRPCCDSFVASFKVWNMSTVGGNICTALPAGPMTSLTTALDGVGLVHSPDGTTRRVPVAELVTGDGRTSLAPGELLRSITLPAAALRARTAFRRLSLTDLGRSGVLLIGRTDEDGGFVLTVTAATKRPVQLRFPAVPDAAELQAGLELDPGLWHDDVHGLPAWRRDMTRRLAEEIRAELATPAAASGSAPAPGPAPAPAPAPAPKDGSL; this is translated from the coding sequence ATGGACCTGCCCACCGTTTCCGAGCTGATCCGCACCGCGGATCCGCAGCACTGGCGCCCCGGCGACGCCTGGCTCGCCGGCGGCACCGTGCTGTTCTCGTACGGCAGCGAGACCCTGCAGCGGCTGCTGGACCTCACCGCCGCCGGCTGGGAACCGCTGGTGATGAACGACGACGGACTCGAGATTGCCGCCACCTGCACCATCGCCGCACTGTATGCGTTCCCGGACGCCGTCCCCCCGCAGCTGCGGACGGCTTGGCCTGCCCTGGACCTGGTGCGGCCGTGCTGCGACTCGTTCGTCGCCTCATTCAAGGTCTGGAACATGTCCACCGTGGGCGGGAACATCTGCACCGCCCTGCCCGCCGGGCCCATGACCTCGCTGACCACGGCGCTCGACGGCGTCGGCCTGGTTCATTCCCCCGACGGCACCACCCGCCGGGTACCGGTGGCCGAACTCGTGACCGGCGACGGCCGCACTTCGCTGGCACCGGGCGAACTGCTGCGCAGCATCACGCTTCCGGCCGCCGCACTGCGTGCCCGTACCGCGTTCCGGCGGCTCTCACTGACGGACCTGGGCCGGTCCGGGGTGCTGCTGATCGGCCGGACCGACGAGGACGGCGGTTTTGTCCTCACCGTCACCGCGGCCACGAAACGCCCGGTCCAGCTGCGCTTTCCGGCCGTGCCGGACGCCGCCGAGCTGCAGGCCGGGCTGGAACTGGACCCCGGGCTCTGGCACGACGACGTCCACGGGCTGCCCGCATGGCGGCGGGACATGACCCGCCGTCTTGCCGAGGAAATCCGGGCGGAGCTGGCCACGCCAGCAGCCGCTTCCGGGTCCGCACCCGCACCCGGGCCAGCACCCGCACCCGCGCCCGCACCCGCGCCGAAGGACGGTTCCCTGTGA